The Polyangium aurulentum genomic interval TGCGGTAGCGCTCGCTCGTGAGCTCGGCGCGCAGGTCACGGCCGTGCACGTCTACAACCTGCCGATGTACAGCCCTCCGGACGGCAGCTACATCCCGGCCGTCGAGATGGTCGCGGCCGTGGAGGCGGGCGCGCGTCGCCAGCTCGATGATCTCGTGCAGAGGCGCAAGACGGCGGGCACGTCCATCGACGCCTCGCTCCGCAGCGGGCGCGCCGCCGACGAGATCTGCGCGGCCGCGAAGGAGACGGGCGCCGATCTCATCGTGATGGGCACGCACGGCAGGGGGCTCGTCGGTCGGACGCTGCTCGGGAGCGTGGCCCAGGGGGTCATCCGCCAGTCTCCCGTGCCGGTGCTGACGGTGGGCAGCGGCGGCGAACAAAAGTGATGCGACCGGCAAACCCTACGCAAATGGCGTAGGGCCCCGGTCGCGTGTGCATTTATTTTGTAACCAGTCTTGTCGCGATCAGCCGCGGGCGAGGGAGCGTATCGCCTGCATGCGGGAGTCTTTTTGATCGGCGGGTAGAAAGACGGCGAGCGCCTGCTCGATCGAGCCGAGGGCCCGCGCAAGCTCGGTCGGGCTCATGGATTCCGCGTTCACGCCGACGCGCGAACAGGCTCGCTTGATGGTCCCCCGTGCGAAAACCTCCGAAAGTCCACTTGCGGCAATCACC includes:
- a CDS encoding universal stress protein — translated: MPFKKILVPIDFDETSDRALDHAVALARELGAQVTAVHVYNLPMYSPPDGSYIPAVEMVAAVEAGARRQLDDLVQRRKTAGTSIDASLRSGRAADEICAAAKETGADLIVMGTHGRGLVGRTLLGSVAQGVIRQSPVPVLTVGSGGEQK